One Halolamina litorea genomic window carries:
- a CDS encoding helix-turn-helix domain-containing protein produces the protein MTKYSTGSGGGGDDGDACELCGTESASLRKANVAGAELLVCGDCAPMGANRNKDRKKREQQGGSRGAPENRKKRAAQNTAKLMDSSSSPDTDWVEGAKYEEDSLPYLVSGYGDRVVAARQDAGLTSEELAAEIDVDEDDLLAVEEGRATRADVGGSVIAKLEDRFGIQLAE, from the coding sequence ATGACCAAGTACTCGACCGGAAGCGGCGGCGGCGGCGACGACGGCGACGCCTGTGAACTGTGTGGCACCGAGTCGGCGTCGCTGCGGAAGGCGAACGTCGCCGGCGCCGAACTGCTGGTCTGTGGCGACTGTGCGCCGATGGGCGCCAACCGCAACAAGGACCGCAAGAAGCGCGAACAACAGGGCGGCTCCCGCGGGGCGCCCGAGAACCGCAAGAAGCGCGCCGCACAGAACACCGCGAAGCTGATGGACTCCTCCTCCAGCCCCGACACCGACTGGGTCGAGGGCGCGAAGTACGAGGAGGACAGCCTCCCCTACCTCGTCTCGGGCTACGGCGACCGGGTGGTGGCGGCCCGGCAGGACGCCGGCCTCACGAGCGAGGAACTGGCAGCGGAGATCGACGTTGACGAGGACGACCTGCTCGCCGTCGAGGAGGGACGAGCGACCCGCGCCGACGTCGGCGGCAGCGTGATCGCCAAACTCGAGGACCGGTTCGGGATCCAACTGGCGGAGTGA